A stretch of the Maridesulfovibrio zosterae DSM 11974 genome encodes the following:
- a CDS encoding YkgJ family cysteine cluster protein, with the protein MKECKQCGICCRKGGPALHTEDLPLIIDDKAIDLTDIVTLRKGELAFDQPESTVVPLAEEILKIKGAGGEWTCKFLALSSNVCRIYKSRPLECQLLFCEDPDPLLKIYDKGRLTRRNILPEGHPVLEIIDEHDKKCFPSKMAQLASDILADWNDSENLKSDLREMLIYDKSIRELVTEKSGLPAESMDFFFGRPMHRVLAGYGISATPNGKSFSLRKS; encoded by the coding sequence ATGAAAGAATGTAAACAATGTGGAATTTGCTGCCGTAAAGGCGGCCCCGCCCTGCATACAGAGGACCTCCCGCTCATCATAGATGATAAAGCAATTGATCTCACAGACATCGTGACCCTCAGAAAGGGAGAACTGGCTTTTGACCAGCCAGAGTCAACGGTTGTGCCTCTTGCTGAAGAAATTTTAAAAATTAAGGGAGCAGGCGGCGAATGGACCTGTAAGTTCCTGGCTCTATCCAGCAATGTCTGCCGCATATACAAGAGCCGACCTTTAGAGTGTCAGCTCCTTTTTTGTGAAGACCCTGATCCTTTACTCAAGATTTACGACAAAGGCAGATTAACCAGAAGAAATATTTTGCCAGAAGGCCATCCTGTTCTCGAGATCATAGATGAACATGACAAAAAATGTTTTCCTTCTAAAATGGCTCAGTTGGCATCGGATATTCTTGCAGACTGGAATGACAGTGAAAATCTAAAATCAGATCTGCGTGAAATGTTGATTTACGACAAATCCATCCGTGAACTTGTTACTGAAAAATCAGGACTTCCAGCAGAATCCATGGATTTCTTCTTTGGGCGACCAATGCATAGAGTTCTTGCTGGTTACGGAATTTCTGCCACTCCTAATGGAAAATCATTTTCACTACGTAAATCTTAA
- a CDS encoding DUF523 domain-containing protein: MYIVSACLAGLCCRYDGKDNADENVKELVRQGRAIPVCPEQLGGLSTPRPPCEIVENRVMTENGVDFSESFLRGAEEALKLAKLAGAEKAILKARSPSCGIGKIYDGTFSRKLIDGDGLFAALLRKEGIKIKTE; this comes from the coding sequence ATGTATATTGTAAGCGCCTGTCTCGCAGGTCTTTGCTGCCGTTACGACGGTAAGGATAATGCTGATGAAAATGTAAAGGAGCTTGTCAGGCAGGGTAGGGCTATCCCCGTTTGTCCTGAACAATTGGGCGGGCTTTCGACACCGCGTCCTCCCTGTGAAATTGTAGAAAACAGGGTTATGACGGAAAACGGGGTAGATTTCAGCGAATCATTCCTACGGGGGGCAGAAGAGGCTCTTAAGTTAGCGAAACTTGCTGGGGCTGAAAAGGCAATACTAAAAGCACGTTCTCCTTCATGCGGAATCGGTAAAATTTATGATGGAACGTTCAGCCGTAAACTTATTGATGGTGATGGGCTTTTTGCTGCTTTGCTTCGAAAAGAGGGGATTAAAATTAAAACGGAATAA